One genomic region from Ruficoccus amylovorans encodes:
- a CDS encoding Cys-Gln thioester bond-forming surface protein, which produces MKFNLLKTTFGQAGVAAAAIFGLTAVASATPVSFTFDSFTKSSTINTNMGKLYVGTINLTFLDESSTMTPMQTVAFCAEIEQVISVGSTYTNYQTYSLTDPAGLALSEAQARNIAILYDKYYPTNQDLSSWSQEDAGAFQLALWELIYDDDGIWVNNGLSDGNFQVSVDDQPATNGPQRERNTVNQAKNYLNYVNSEAQNGNNYPYPDLVSIVSPTNQDLIVLGIAIPEGGGGSPVAVPFGVNPLPGLALIGFFGWRRLRKRINARSESEQA; this is translated from the coding sequence ATGAAATTCAACCTCCTCAAGACCACTTTCGGCCAGGCCGGCGTCGCCGCCGCCGCGATCTTCGGGTTGACCGCTGTTGCCAGCGCTACGCCGGTGTCGTTCACGTTCGATAGCTTTACAAAGTCTTCGACGATCAACACCAACATGGGCAAGCTCTACGTGGGCACCATCAACCTCACCTTTCTGGACGAGTCCAGCACGATGACTCCGATGCAAACGGTCGCCTTCTGCGCCGAGATCGAGCAGGTCATCAGCGTCGGCAGCACCTACACCAATTACCAGACCTACAGCCTGACCGATCCGGCCGGGCTGGCGCTCAGCGAGGCTCAGGCCCGCAATATCGCCATCTTGTACGACAAGTACTACCCGACCAACCAGGATCTCAGCTCCTGGAGCCAGGAGGACGCCGGCGCCTTTCAGCTCGCCTTGTGGGAGCTGATCTACGACGACGACGGTATCTGGGTGAACAACGGACTCTCGGACGGCAACTTCCAGGTCAGCGTTGATGACCAGCCGGCCACGAATGGCCCCCAGCGCGAGCGTAATACCGTCAACCAGGCCAAGAACTACCTCAACTACGTCAATTCCGAAGCCCAGAACGGCAACAACTATCCGTATCCCGATCTGGTTTCCATCGTCAGCCCGACCAATCAGGATCTGATCGTGCTCGGCATCGCCATCCCCGAAGGTGGCGGCGGCTCGCCGGTCGCGGTGCCCTTCGGCGTCAATCCGCTGCCCGGCCTGGCGCTGATCGGATTCTTCGGCTGGCGTCGCCTGCGCAAGCGTATCAACGCCCGCAGCGAATCCGAACAGGCCTGA
- the hpsJ-A gene encoding HpsJ-like protein, cyanoexosortase A-associated, which produces MKALTQRLKQFYRPLEIQEGEPNPLPIVGAALVLFGLFQYAYIIYPLQPGSADWEFLTIKALVDNAFTPILGVALFLAGYTIELPLWRLAGARILTWFSLVMAVIFVLLMPLAVNDALRLSNGMNARMATAQNISATQQQKVRKALDNATSMEELEMLTTVLSLTPSLEQRARQMPKDSFVERREWLWETIKSNQKRMLDETKSLFSANKTTLRKDTLKCVGGSAFVAAVYFYFFFAFRRVRRKYRLIQDDE; this is translated from the coding sequence ATGAAAGCACTTACCCAACGCCTGAAGCAATTCTACCGCCCGCTGGAGATCCAGGAGGGCGAGCCCAATCCGCTCCCTATCGTGGGAGCGGCCTTGGTTTTATTCGGTCTCTTTCAGTACGCGTACATCATCTACCCGCTTCAGCCGGGAAGCGCCGACTGGGAATTCCTCACGATCAAGGCGCTGGTTGACAACGCCTTCACGCCCATCCTCGGTGTCGCGCTGTTTTTGGCCGGCTACACCATTGAGCTGCCCCTGTGGCGGCTGGCCGGGGCTCGCATCCTGACCTGGTTCAGCCTCGTCATGGCGGTGATCTTCGTCCTGCTCATGCCCCTGGCCGTCAATGACGCCCTGCGCCTGAGCAATGGCATGAACGCCCGCATGGCCACGGCGCAGAACATCTCCGCCACCCAGCAGCAGAAAGTCCGCAAGGCCCTTGACAACGCCACTAGCATGGAGGAACTGGAAATGCTCACCACGGTGCTGAGTCTGACCCCCTCTCTGGAGCAGCGTGCCCGGCAAATGCCTAAAGACTCCTTCGTCGAGCGCCGCGAGTGGCTCTGGGAAACGATCAAGTCCAACCAGAAGCGCATGCTCGATGAGACAAAGTCGCTCTTCAGCGCGAACAAGACCACCCTGCGCAAGGATACGCTCAAGTGCGTCGGCGGGAGCGCCTTCGTCGCCGCGGTTTACTTTTACTTCTTCTTCGCCTTCCGCCGCGTACGTAGGAAGTACCGCCTGATCCAGGACGACGAATAA
- a CDS encoding ATP-binding protein, with the protein MDFTYINDVKELNQLAADLERFGEAHDLNPALVHTFNLCLDEVLTNIISYAYEVPAQHHIYLSMKLIGDEVEAVIRDHGKAFDPLHDAREPDIDAPLEERPIGGLGIFFCKQLMDHIEYRRIDETNTFTMRKANISALPEED; encoded by the coding sequence ATGGACTTTACCTACATCAACGACGTCAAGGAACTCAACCAACTGGCCGCCGACCTGGAGCGCTTCGGCGAGGCGCACGACCTGAACCCGGCCCTCGTCCACACCTTCAACCTTTGCCTGGACGAAGTTCTGACCAACATCATCTCCTACGCCTACGAGGTGCCCGCCCAGCATCATATCTACCTCTCTATGAAACTGATCGGCGACGAGGTGGAGGCGGTTATTCGCGATCACGGCAAGGCCTTTGACCCGCTCCACGACGCCAGGGAGCCGGACATCGACGCGCCGCTGGAGGAGCGCCCCATCGGCGGGCTGGGCATCTTTTTCTGCAAGCAGTTGATGGATCACATCGAGTACCGGCGTATTGACGAAACCAATACATTCACCATGCGCAAGGCGAACATCTCCGCTCTGCCGGAGGAGGATTGA
- a CDS encoding SpoIIE family protein phosphatase, translating into MKDALTQALNTPDSPGQEPAIKVLMVDDQAMVCEAVRRMLAGEPDIAFHSINDPAKAIETALEIKPTVILQDLVMPDIDGLTLVKFFRAKAETSEVPMIVLSSKEEPETKKKAFELGANDYMVKLPDKLEVIARIRYHSKGYLNLLQRKKAEAALQAELEEAARYVRSLFPDPMENDLVKTDWVFISSSDLAGDTFGYHDLDDEHFAIYLLDVTGHGVGAALHSVSAINVLRAQSLPGVDFRDPGAVLSGLNEAFDMDKHNQMYFTLWYGVFHRPTRTLKFSSGGHPPAVLITDPARPQESLETLFTPGMVIGGMPGAPFTTDSTQVPSGSTLYVFSDGVYEVDYADGHGMMTEEEFGAGLCLPPEEGKSKVASMVDWVRRAQGRDPFEDDFSLMEIIFK; encoded by the coding sequence ATGAAGGACGCTCTCACTCAGGCCTTGAATACGCCCGACAGCCCCGGCCAGGAGCCGGCCATCAAAGTCCTGATGGTGGACGACCAGGCGATGGTCTGCGAGGCCGTGCGCCGCATGCTCGCCGGGGAGCCGGACATCGCCTTTCACTCGATCAACGACCCGGCCAAGGCCATTGAAACCGCTTTGGAGATCAAGCCGACCGTGATCTTGCAGGATCTGGTCATGCCGGACATTGATGGGCTGACGCTGGTCAAGTTCTTCCGGGCCAAGGCCGAAACTAGCGAGGTGCCGATGATTGTCCTGTCCTCGAAGGAGGAGCCGGAGACGAAAAAGAAAGCCTTCGAGCTGGGCGCAAACGACTACATGGTCAAACTGCCGGACAAGCTGGAAGTGATCGCCCGCATCCGCTACCACTCCAAGGGCTACCTCAACCTGCTCCAGCGCAAAAAGGCGGAGGCCGCGCTCCAGGCGGAGCTGGAGGAGGCCGCCCGCTACGTGCGCTCGCTCTTTCCGGACCCGATGGAGAACGACCTGGTCAAGACGGACTGGGTCTTTATCTCCTCCTCCGACCTGGCCGGGGACACCTTCGGCTATCACGACCTCGACGACGAGCACTTCGCCATCTACCTGCTCGACGTGACCGGACATGGTGTCGGCGCGGCCCTGCACTCGGTCTCGGCCATCAACGTGCTGCGCGCGCAGTCCCTGCCGGGGGTGGATTTTCGCGATCCCGGAGCGGTGCTCTCGGGGCTGAACGAGGCCTTCGACATGGACAAGCACAACCAGATGTACTTCACGCTCTGGTATGGGGTTTTCCATCGCCCCACGCGCACCCTGAAGTTTTCCTCCGGCGGCCATCCGCCCGCCGTCCTCATCACTGATCCGGCCCGGCCGCAGGAATCCCTTGAAACCCTCTTCACGCCGGGGATGGTCATTGGCGGGATGCCCGGTGCGCCCTTCACCACAGACAGCACGCAGGTGCCGTCCGGCAGCACCCTGTATGTCTTCAGTGACGGCGTGTACGAGGTCGATTATGCCGACGGGCACGGCATGATGACCGAGGAGGAGTTCGGCGCGGGCCTGTGCCTCCCCCCCGAGGAGGGAAAAAGCAAGGTCGCCAGTATGGTTGACTGGGTGCGCCGCGCTCAGGGCCGCGACCCCTTCGAGGATGATTTCTCCCTCATGGAGATCATTTTCAAATAA
- the rpmB gene encoding 50S ribosomal protein L28: MSRICIVTGKRPQRGSRIHRKGQTKKSGGIGTHVTKVVKRTFRPNLQRIRVKLPSGQVKRVWVSAKAIKAGKVEKA, from the coding sequence ATGTCACGCATCTGCATAGTCACCGGTAAACGCCCCCAACGCGGCAGCCGTATCCACCGCAAAGGTCAGACCAAGAAAAGCGGCGGTATCGGTACGCACGTCACCAAGGTCGTGAAGCGCACCTTTCGCCCGAACCTGCAGCGCATCCGGGTAAAGCTCCCCAGCGGCCAGGTCAAGCGCGTCTGGGTGTCCGCCAAGGCCATCAAGGCCGGCAAGGTCGAAAAGGCCTAA
- a CDS encoding adenylate/guanylate cyclase domain-containing protein — protein sequence MQAGQAVTRHYPIPRIDFADFWDICGTFMRIHPGLTRIRYTIEGSESTLADHEYDVARILDRLHRQPQDLLLMEAEFEGPNTREGHARAVYRPVPVDSDPGGLTISTPSLSKLLLYQFESLLYDKYDLEEQLHPTVKFGKPCEVLASIIDLRGFSQFCEKPTIESPYTCGLMHSFYQAVRHGYIKYPPDLLKFLGDGVLALWETTAEDREVAIETCLSGSLDIHNRWQVVRRSPQFTHGAPEEVAVGISFGLASRLPEVGDYIGRPVNIASRLSSVCPGGQLYVDKSVPGIGPEYSKDDATAHIKSFGRYYIWRIHAV from the coding sequence ATGCAAGCGGGACAAGCCGTTACGCGACACTATCCCATCCCCAGAATCGACTTTGCCGATTTCTGGGACATTTGCGGCACCTTCATGCGCATCCACCCCGGGCTCACGCGCATCCGCTACACCATCGAGGGCTCCGAGTCCACCTTGGCCGACCACGAGTACGACGTGGCCCGGATTCTCGACCGGCTCCACCGCCAGCCCCAGGACCTCCTGCTGATGGAGGCCGAGTTCGAGGGGCCGAACACCCGCGAGGGGCACGCCCGCGCCGTTTACCGCCCCGTACCGGTGGACAGCGACCCCGGCGGCCTCACCATCTCGACCCCCAGCCTTTCCAAGCTCCTGCTCTACCAGTTCGAGAGCCTGCTTTACGATAAATACGACCTCGAAGAGCAGCTCCACCCCACGGTCAAATTCGGCAAGCCCTGCGAAGTGCTCGCCTCGATCATCGACCTGCGCGGCTTTTCCCAATTCTGCGAAAAGCCCACCATCGAGTCCCCCTACACCTGCGGGCTCATGCACTCCTTTTACCAGGCCGTGCGCCACGGCTACATCAAGTACCCGCCCGACCTGCTCAAATTCCTCGGCGACGGCGTGCTCGCGCTCTGGGAAACCACGGCCGAGGACCGCGAAGTCGCCATCGAGACCTGCCTCTCCGGCTCGCTCGATATCCACAACCGCTGGCAAGTCGTGCGCCGCAGCCCGCAGTTCACGCACGGGGCGCCCGAGGAGGTCGCCGTCGGCATCTCTTTTGGCCTGGCCAGCCGCCTGCCCGAAGTCGGCGACTACATCGGTCGCCCCGTCAACATCGCCAGCCGCCTCAGCAGCGTCTGCCCCGGTGGCCAACTCTACGTGGACAAATCCGTCCCCGGCATCGGCCCCGAGTATTCCAAGGACGACGCCACCGCCCACATCAAGAGCTTCGGACGCTACTACATCTGGCGCATCCACGCGGTTTGA
- a CDS encoding gluconokinase gives MKKFVMCVVLMGVSGAGKTLIGQKLATAIGGEFFDGDDSHPAANVAKMRAGLPLDDADRLPWLRRLRALIEEREDRRNGARSGSGFQTEASKTGSAEAGASEGCAPAITPPPVILACSALKASYREILAPAGDPRVRFVYLTGSFEQIAQRLRERRGHFMPESLLRSQFEALEPPAEALSVDIGQSPEAIVAQIRHALKI, from the coding sequence TTGAAGAAATTTGTCATGTGCGTGGTGCTGATGGGCGTCTCCGGCGCGGGCAAAACCCTGATCGGGCAAAAACTGGCGACAGCCATCGGCGGGGAGTTTTTCGATGGAGACGACTCCCACCCCGCTGCCAACGTCGCCAAAATGCGGGCGGGCCTCCCCCTCGACGACGCCGACCGCTTACCCTGGCTGCGGCGGCTGCGCGCACTGATCGAGGAGCGCGAAGACAGGAGGAACGGGGCAAGGAGTGGATCCGGGTTCCAGACCGAGGCCTCAAAAACAGGCAGCGCGGAGGCCGGCGCTTCGGAGGGCTGCGCCCCCGCCATCACCCCGCCGCCGGTCATTCTCGCGTGTTCCGCGCTCAAAGCCAGCTACCGCGAGATTCTGGCCCCGGCAGGCGATCCCCGGGTACGGTTTGTCTACCTGACCGGGAGCTTCGAGCAGATCGCCCAGCGCCTGCGGGAGCGCCGGGGACACTTCATGCCCGAGAGTCTGCTGCGCAGCCAGTTCGAGGCGCTGGAGCCGCCCGCAGAAGCCCTCAGCGTGG